One Leisingera sp. M658 genomic window carries:
- a CDS encoding biotin-dependent carboxyltransferase family protein has translation MSGLKILRIGPAASVQDMGRPGLLGQGVSQGGAADPLALAEGAALLRQDSGLAALEMGGMGGEFEATGPLRIALTGAPMTAVLEGEPLAWNASHRMEAGQRLSIGAARRGVYGYLHLGGGIATEPLLGSRAVHLMAGLGRAAEAGDLLPAGSDRNNETGLVLAAEDRFQGGELRIVESFQSGLFPEPVRARFAATVFRRGSRANRMGVEMVSDGEGFAADGQLNILSEVILPGDVQMTGDGKPFVLLRECQTTGGYPRIGTVLPCDLPKVAQAQDGAALRFCWTGLEQALEIQARFETVLKGLPAACRPLVRDPAALRDLLSYQLISGAVSAEADPFATGETA, from the coding sequence ATGAGCGGTCTCAAGATACTGCGGATCGGACCGGCAGCTTCGGTCCAGGATATGGGGCGGCCCGGTTTGCTGGGGCAGGGGGTGTCCCAAGGCGGCGCTGCGGACCCGCTGGCATTGGCCGAGGGGGCTGCGCTGCTGCGGCAGGATTCCGGATTGGCAGCCTTGGAAATGGGGGGCATGGGCGGCGAGTTCGAAGCAACCGGCCCCCTGCGCATTGCCCTGACCGGCGCGCCGATGACGGCAGTGCTGGAGGGTGAACCGCTGGCCTGGAATGCGTCGCACCGGATGGAGGCGGGCCAGCGCCTGTCAATCGGTGCCGCCCGCCGCGGCGTCTATGGATACCTGCATCTAGGCGGCGGCATTGCCACGGAGCCGCTGCTTGGCTCCCGCGCTGTGCATCTGATGGCGGGGCTGGGGCGGGCGGCCGAAGCCGGAGACCTGCTGCCTGCCGGTTCAGACCGGAATAATGAAACAGGTCTGGTACTGGCCGCCGAGGACCGTTTTCAGGGCGGTGAATTGCGTATTGTCGAAAGTTTCCAAAGCGGCCTGTTTCCAGAGCCGGTCCGTGCCCGGTTTGCGGCCACGGTTTTCCGGCGCGGCAGCCGTGCCAACCGGATGGGGGTGGAAATGGTCTCGGACGGGGAAGGCTTTGCCGCTGACGGCCAGCTCAATATCCTGTCCGAAGTGATCCTGCCGGGGGATGTGCAGATGACCGGCGATGGCAAGCCCTTCGTGCTTCTGCGCGAATGCCAGACAACTGGCGGTTACCCGCGGATCGGCACCGTTCTGCCATGCGATCTCCCCAAGGTGGCGCAGGCGCAGGATGGCGCTGCGCTCCGCTTCTGCTGGACCGGCCTGGAACAGGCTCTGGAAATTCAGGCCAGGTTTGAGACGGTTTTAAAGGGGCTGCCCGCAGCTTGCCGCCCGCTGGTACGCGATCCGGCTGCGCTCCGGGACCTGTTATCCTATCAATTGATCAGCGGGGCGGTCTCTGCGGAGGCGGACCCTTTTGCAACAGGAGAGACCGCATGA
- a CDS encoding methyl-accepting chemotaxis protein produces the protein MFFKFKASRPAEQDSGARIIAGMVDRTQATIQFKPDGTILTANGNFLAALGYRLEEIAGRHHSMFVAPEIAAGAEYKSFWKDLAAGRVFTDQFPRVTKDGATIWIQATYAPVENADGTVERVVKVATDVTVRRLGLQEIAKGLDAMSQGDLGFRVKLSDQADIAALGEAFNRSAEQLGTAMGAVTQVSEAVGRTADEISKSASDLSQRTESQAATLEETAAAIEELTGTVHSSAEGAEKVEGIVSEAQTAAERSGQVVSDAVAAMSQIESSSEEIAKIIGMIDDIAFQTNLLALNAGVEAARAGEAGRGFAVVASEVRALAQRSAGAAGEIKQLIGQSKQQVASGVDLVGRTGIELKQIIDSVGHISTHISGIATGAKEQATSLSEINLGVSQLDQVTQQNAAMVEETSAASQLLSADASQLTREVSKFRSAGNPAPAPVADVVAFQRPAATSPAASPAANDAGGFDAETLPAAQGWDDF, from the coding sequence TTGTTTTTCAAATTCAAAGCGTCCAGGCCCGCAGAGCAGGACAGCGGTGCCAGGATTATTGCCGGTATGGTCGATCGCACCCAGGCGACAATTCAATTTAAACCGGACGGCACAATTCTGACCGCAAACGGCAATTTTCTTGCTGCATTGGGATACCGGCTGGAAGAAATCGCGGGCCGGCATCATTCGATGTTTGTGGCGCCTGAAATTGCCGCGGGTGCGGAGTATAAATCATTCTGGAAAGACCTGGCCGCTGGCCGTGTGTTCACCGATCAGTTCCCGCGGGTGACCAAGGACGGCGCCACTATTTGGATCCAGGCGACCTATGCTCCGGTTGAAAACGCGGATGGCACAGTGGAAAGGGTGGTCAAAGTGGCCACTGATGTAACGGTGCGCCGTCTTGGGCTGCAGGAAATCGCCAAGGGGCTGGACGCGATGAGCCAGGGGGATCTGGGCTTCCGGGTCAAACTGTCCGATCAGGCGGATATTGCCGCGCTGGGCGAGGCGTTCAACCGCTCGGCGGAGCAGCTTGGCACAGCGATGGGCGCGGTGACGCAAGTATCCGAAGCTGTCGGACGCACAGCGGATGAGATATCCAAATCCGCCAGCGACCTGTCTCAGCGTACCGAGAGCCAGGCTGCAACGCTGGAGGAAACCGCAGCGGCCATTGAGGAGCTGACCGGCACGGTGCATTCCTCGGCGGAGGGCGCAGAGAAGGTGGAGGGCATCGTCAGCGAGGCCCAGACTGCCGCGGAACGCAGCGGTCAGGTTGTCTCGGACGCTGTGGCGGCGATGTCGCAGATTGAGAGCTCCTCTGAGGAAATCGCCAAAATCATCGGGATGATCGACGATATTGCCTTTCAGACCAACTTGCTGGCGCTGAATGCCGGGGTTGAGGCCGCCCGGGCGGGGGAGGCAGGCCGTGGCTTTGCGGTTGTTGCCTCAGAAGTGCGGGCGCTGGCGCAGCGGTCCGCTGGGGCGGCCGGCGAGATCAAGCAGCTTATCGGTCAAAGCAAACAGCAGGTGGCCAGCGGTGTGGACCTGGTTGGCAGAACCGGAATTGAGCTTAAGCAGATCATTGACAGTGTGGGTCATATTTCCACCCACATCAGCGGGATTGCCACTGGCGCCAAGGAACAGGCAACGTCGCTGAGCGAGATCAACCTTGGTGTTTCACAGCTGGATCAGGTGACCCAGCAGAATGCGGCGATGGTTGAGGAAACCTCGGCCGCCAGCCAGTTGCTGTCCGCAGACGCCAGCCAGCTGACCCGCGAAGTGTCCAAGTTCAGGTCCGCAGGCAACCCGGCCCCCGCCCCGGTTGCGGATGTGGTGGCTTTTCAGCGCCCGGCGGCAACATCCCCGGCAGCATCCCCGGCGGCAAACGACGCCGGCGGTTTTGATGCAGAGACGCTGCCTGCGGCGCAAGGGTGGGATGATTTCTGA
- a CDS encoding LamB/YcsF family protein encodes MTKTVDLNADMGESFGPWTMGDDAALLDIVSSANIACGFHAGDPDVMARTMALAHDNGVGIGAHPGFLDLQGFGRRKMHVPHGTLANMIRYQLGAAQGMARAAGTQVRHLKLHGALSNMACTDHAMARACYESALEVDPDIIIMVLAATAMEEAVRGLGCNWCGEIFADRAYNDDGTLVDRSLPGAVIHDPALAGPRILQMVEEGAIITESGKRIPASIDTICLHGDTAEAVQLAQSVRTSLTEGGIMIRQFTGRRG; translated from the coding sequence ATGACCAAGACCGTCGACCTGAACGCCGACATGGGTGAAAGCTTCGGCCCCTGGACCATGGGGGATGACGCGGCGCTGCTGGACATCGTCTCCTCGGCCAATATTGCCTGCGGCTTTCATGCGGGCGATCCGGATGTGATGGCCCGGACCATGGCGCTGGCGCATGACAACGGCGTCGGGATCGGCGCCCATCCCGGGTTCCTGGACTTGCAGGGCTTCGGGCGGCGCAAGATGCATGTGCCGCATGGCACACTGGCCAATATGATCCGCTACCAGCTGGGCGCGGCGCAGGGCATGGCACGGGCGGCCGGAACCCAAGTGCGCCACCTGAAACTGCACGGGGCGCTGTCCAATATGGCCTGCACCGATCACGCAATGGCGCGGGCCTGCTACGAGTCGGCGCTGGAAGTGGATCCGGACATCATCATCATGGTACTGGCGGCCACGGCCATGGAAGAGGCGGTGCGCGGCCTTGGCTGCAACTGGTGCGGTGAGATCTTTGCCGACCGTGCCTATAATGATGACGGCACGCTGGTCGACCGGTCTTTGCCGGGCGCTGTCATTCATGACCCGGCCCTGGCTGGCCCGCGCATTCTGCAAATGGTGGAAGAGGGCGCCATCATCACCGAAAGCGGCAAGCGCATTCCCGCCTCAATCGATACCATCTGCCTGCATGGGGATACGGCGGAAGCGGTGCAGCTGGCCCAATCGGTCCGCACCAGCCTGACGGAAGGCGGGATCATGATCCGTCAATTCACCGGGCGCAGGGGCTAA
- a CDS encoding allophanate hydrolase subunit 1 gives MNSQVAPAYPLVRRAGQNGMLVSFDSSLSEASNRAALAFGSAVEALPLKGVVETMASLASVFVRFDPADLRHEALEAALQTLLTTQNWLQAPLPPGRRFWRVPTVYGTDLAPQLGEAADAAGLSETQAIESLGAARVRVLTIGFAPGQPYLGSLGPEWNLPRQTELTPMVPSGALVQAISQFVLFSNPAPTGWRHVGQTGLTLFQPGAAQPFVLRPGDEMQFEPVSKPDFLKHCKDDPLLGGAIVAEIAA, from the coding sequence ATGAACAGCCAGGTGGCGCCAGCCTATCCGCTGGTCCGGCGGGCCGGGCAGAACGGTATGCTGGTGAGCTTTGACAGCAGCCTTAGCGAAGCCTCGAACCGCGCCGCGCTGGCTTTTGGCAGTGCGGTGGAAGCGCTGCCGCTGAAAGGGGTTGTAGAGACCATGGCCTCTTTGGCTTCGGTCTTTGTCCGTTTCGACCCTGCTGATCTGCGGCATGAGGCGCTGGAGGCGGCTTTGCAGACCCTTCTGACGACCCAAAACTGGCTGCAGGCGCCGCTGCCGCCCGGGCGCCGGTTCTGGCGGGTGCCCACAGTATATGGCACCGATCTGGCACCCCAGCTGGGAGAAGCAGCCGATGCCGCGGGTCTGAGCGAGACACAGGCCATCGAAAGCCTGGGTGCCGCCCGGGTGCGGGTGCTGACCATCGGCTTTGCCCCCGGCCAGCCCTACCTTGGGTCTTTGGGGCCGGAATGGAACCTGCCGCGGCAGACGGAGCTGACACCGATGGTGCCGAGCGGCGCACTGGTGCAGGCGATCAGCCAGTTCGTCTTGTTCTCCAATCCGGCGCCGACCGGCTGGCGTCATGTCGGCCAAACCGGGCTGACCCTGTTCCAGCCGGGGGCAGCGCAGCCTTTTGTTCTGCGCCCGGGTGATGAGATGCAGTTTGAGCCGGTCTCCAAACCGGACTTCCTGAAACACTGCAAGGATGACCCGCTGCTTGGCGGCGCCATCGTCGCGGAGATCGCAGCATGA
- a CDS encoding helix-turn-helix transcriptional regulator codes for MPETNLSANLRMLCSYGRSVSEVCRRIGINRQQFNKYLTGQTAPSLATLRRVCDFFGVDEAEILQEKKAFAKLVRLRPPVLARSDDPLSEQMEKVIRRDRRNAGLLERHAGYYNIYMSPDPSKNYLLKSIGRIFGSGHDWFSKELERYEDDEFAIPSTLKHSGLVFEAHNRIFITSREQGQGNGMWTTALIASDYEDPSFLPGLLQGIEPEGGHMLYGTRVVWEYLGKSPDLRAILQRCGAYKSDHSEVPEFVRNSIFSTEGTDTATLTAAF; via the coding sequence ATGCCCGAAACTAATCTCTCCGCCAATCTCAGGATGCTGTGCAGCTACGGGCGTTCTGTCTCGGAGGTCTGCCGCCGAATCGGCATCAATCGGCAGCAATTCAACAAATACCTCACCGGTCAGACTGCCCCGTCGCTCGCCACGCTGCGCCGGGTCTGCGACTTTTTCGGGGTGGATGAGGCCGAGATCCTGCAGGAAAAGAAGGCCTTTGCCAAACTGGTCCGGCTGCGGCCGCCGGTTCTGGCCCGGTCGGATGATCCGCTTTCGGAGCAGATGGAAAAGGTGATCCGCCGCGACCGCCGCAATGCCGGCCTGCTGGAGCGCCACGCAGGTTACTATAATATTTATATGAGCCCCGACCCGTCCAAAAACTATCTCTTGAAGAGCATTGGACGGATTTTTGGCAGCGGGCACGACTGGTTCTCCAAGGAGCTGGAGCGCTATGAGGATGACGAATTCGCCATCCCCTCGACACTCAAACACTCTGGCCTGGTGTTCGAAGCGCACAACCGGATCTTCATAACCAGCCGCGAGCAGGGGCAAGGAAACGGCATGTGGACCACTGCCCTGATTGCCTCGGATTATGAAGATCCCTCGTTTCTTCCCGGTCTTCTCCAAGGGATCGAACCGGAAGGCGGGCACATGCTCTATGGCACCCGTGTGGTATGGGAGTACTTGGGAAAATCACCGGATTTGCGGGCAATCTTGCAACGCTGCGGGGCCTATAAAAGCGATCATTCCGAGGTACCCGAGTTTGTGCGCAACTCCATCTTTTCAACGGAAGGCACTGACACGGCCACTTTGACGGCTGCTTTTTAG